A window of Haliscomenobacter hydrossis DSM 1100 contains these coding sequences:
- a CDS encoding PKD-like domain-containing protein gives MNTMIQKLHIFLSACLVGTLLTAQTPTITGFTPAAGSIGATVTLTGTNFNPTAADNTVHFGAVKATVSSASPTSLTVTVPLGATYKPITVLNTATGLSAATAKPFRVTFSGGIAINSMSFTTKTDFTTASQPRSVASGDLDGDGKPELIATNNGSLSVSLLRNTSSSGTLAFAAKVDLSTGAGPSSVAVGDLDGDGKLDLAIGNQFSNTVSILRNTSTAGMLSFAAKIDSAVGSGPLGVAIGDLDGDGKPDLAIANFSSSTVSVLRNTSTVGSISFARKIDFTTGTNSRPYNIGLGDIDGDGKLDLVTPNAFASNVSVIRNTSTLGNLSFAGRVDFTTGDTPSGVAIGDLDDDGKPDVAISNLFSTSVSIFRNISKVDTVALAAKVDFATGATPFSVSMGDLDGDGKLDLTVANSGSSSLSVLRNTSSSGTLSFVAKVDLAVGSEPNIASIGDLDGDGKPDLATTNLRGNSASVLRNQLSLPPSIISFSPTAGQTGDTILITGSSLTGATKVNFGDSTASFIQVVSPTQIKAVVSDGATGDVDVFIPGDTLSLPGFTFISCPTPSLSITVSPNDTFCLGDSLTFTAVAMNAGSSISYQWRLNGRNVGTNSPTYRGDTLSTLDTISCLIIDTCTTAFSISSDSIVVVVRSPDTLSSSLTPPAVCSGTPFAYTPTSSTAGTTFSWRRKAISGISNAAATGTGSINETLIDTTASPVVVTYEYFNLSLGGCTGSDTFRVRVTVNPRPVLTSSVDTLMQCTGVPFMYTPSSSTVGTIIGWSRSLVNGVSNSGTMGTGNITETLNNTTNAPVNVTYVLSLTANGCTNPVPSNLVVRVKPVPVFTGSTTAPGICSGATLSYLPSSSTPGATFNWTRAAVLGISNSARTDTGRINEALSNTTDTSITVVYRYTVTANGCTSPTPTNVTVSVNPSAALSSTLTPPAICSGTAFTYTPTSSNANATFNWTRAVVNGLSNAAASDTAGINETLVNTTADTLSVVYLYTISATGCSDPNPTRVTVLVKPRPTLSSATNPPAICSGSAFSYTPTSATEGTTFAWTRAAVAGISNAAANGTGNPNETLFDTTTGPVTATYLYTLSAYGCTNPIPDTVKVVVNQPPRLSSSTTPADVCSGALFSYIPTSATIGTTFSWTRAAVVGISNAAANGTDDPLESLINTSNAPVSVTYAYTLNANGCINPQIFNVVVVVKPNPTLSSSLAPPAICSGNAFNYTPTSAATGASFAWIRASVNGISNPEADGSGNPNETLFNTTTAAINVIYRFTVSAGGCTNPTASNVVVGVKPSPKLTSDTLAPAICSGTTLSYAPSSDVINATYSWTRAVVQGISNAASAGTNNPNEILVNTTEFPIGVIYLYTLSANGCANANPTRIRVTVNPLPSLSSSTIAPDICSGGVFSYLPKSSTSGTSFTWTRAAVNGISTPAANGTGNPAETLTNTTNAPITVVYAYVLSANGCDNLTVFNVEVEVSPLPMLSSTSTPPAICSGMTFNYSPSSSVANTTFSWTRAAVNGISNLASSGTGNPNEILSNTTAAPIQVTYVYTLNVEDCINPNTFAVTVTVNPLPRLSSSLDPAPICSGTAFVYTPGSSTPGTNFSWTRAAVNGISNAAGVGTGNINEILVDTTAAPINVTYVYTLSANGCASTINNTFVVTVNPLPTLNSELALDASCSGSSFTYEPGSTANGTNFTWTRAAVAGISNPAANGTGSITETLNNTTSNALDVAYVYTLSANGCSNPSSFTVTKTISPLPALNSSLTPDAICSASTFSYTPSSSVSGTIFTWTRAALSGISNVAANGTGNVNETLTNTTPGALNVTYQYSLSANGCTNPGNFQVVVTVNATPTLITNNPAPRCTTLVDLRATAITAGSTEGLTFSYWTDAAATQAFTTPQSTDAGIYYIKGTNANTGCFDIEPVTVVIGKIPDATATGKTICSGIPVGITVLNPNAAPGATFNWTATYGNARKGRSSGVGVPFGQDAINEILINLTRKGTEVVYTITPIGSQQVGCEGEPITVKVKVNRIGKCPEAEPTAFSETIANNTAPQTKVNMVKPKKRKKYLVQAISNPDSVDGVSEAPYTRPRGSTFEEGLLKNRLRTPSTVVYTIVPYTKGRNWRDNNGTKDDVLGASFEVVVIVQPGPGLVGEVLPEIAVAPPLDAPLKTLQNPAIARENPQATAINPTLLDYFVEAEQKRQTEKVVLLQNVPNPFQESTQIGFYLPEAAEARLTLRDIKGAVLYQLKGAYAKGWNLLELNSAQLQSSGVLYYSLETAKFVETKRMVVLKR, from the coding sequence ATGAATACCATGATCCAAAAACTACACATTTTCCTATCGGCTTGTCTGGTAGGAACCCTCCTCACTGCTCAGACACCCACCATTACTGGTTTTACGCCCGCAGCAGGTTCGATCGGAGCCACCGTTACCCTTACGGGTACAAATTTCAACCCAACGGCAGCAGACAATACCGTACATTTTGGCGCAGTAAAGGCTACCGTTAGCTCGGCAAGCCCAACTTCCCTCACCGTAACGGTTCCATTGGGTGCTACCTACAAACCCATCACCGTGTTGAATACGGCTACGGGATTGAGTGCCGCCACTGCAAAGCCTTTTCGGGTTACGTTTAGTGGAGGGATTGCCATCAACTCAATGTCTTTCACCACCAAAACCGATTTTACGACTGCCTCCCAACCCCGCAGTGTAGCATCTGGGGATTTGGACGGAGACGGCAAACCGGAGTTGATTGCCACCAATAATGGCTCGCTGAGTGTATCTCTGTTGAGAAATACCAGCAGCAGCGGGACACTTGCATTTGCCGCAAAAGTGGACCTCTCCACCGGGGCTGGACCTTCCAGTGTTGCTGTTGGCGACCTGGATGGCGATGGCAAACTGGATTTGGCCATTGGCAACCAATTTTCCAATACTGTTTCTATTCTCAGAAACACCAGTACCGCAGGCATGTTGTCTTTCGCGGCCAAAATAGACTCCGCGGTTGGGTCCGGTCCATTGGGAGTGGCCATTGGTGATTTGGATGGCGATGGCAAACCTGACCTGGCGATAGCGAATTTCTCTTCATCTACAGTATCGGTATTGCGCAATACCAGTACCGTTGGATCCATATCTTTTGCCCGTAAAATAGATTTTACTACCGGGACGAATTCAAGACCCTATAACATTGGCCTTGGTGACATTGATGGCGATGGCAAACTGGATTTGGTTACGCCCAATGCTTTTGCTTCAAATGTGTCGGTTATCCGCAATACCAGTACTTTAGGTAATTTGTCTTTTGCGGGTAGGGTTGATTTCACCACTGGAGACACTCCCTCCGGGGTAGCCATTGGGGATTTGGATGACGATGGTAAACCCGATGTTGCGATCAGTAATCTTTTTTCTACCAGTGTCTCGATCTTTCGCAACATCAGTAAAGTGGATACTGTTGCGCTTGCAGCCAAAGTTGACTTTGCGACCGGGGCTACCCCTTTCAGTGTTTCCATGGGAGACCTGGATGGTGATGGCAAGCTGGATTTGACGGTTGCCAACTCTGGTTCTTCTTCCCTTTCGGTGTTGCGCAATACCAGCAGCAGTGGTACGCTCTCATTTGTAGCAAAAGTCGATCTTGCCGTGGGTTCTGAGCCCAATATTGCGTCAATCGGCGATTTAGATGGCGATGGAAAGCCGGATTTGGCCACCACTAATTTACGGGGTAATTCCGCTTCAGTGCTGAGGAATCAACTTTCCCTTCCCCCTTCGATCATCTCCTTCAGCCCCACCGCAGGACAAACCGGGGATACCATACTCATCACTGGCTCCAGCTTAACTGGCGCGACCAAGGTCAATTTTGGAGACTCAACAGCCAGTTTCATCCAGGTGGTTTCACCGACGCAAATCAAAGCCGTGGTAAGCGACGGCGCTACCGGAGATGTGGATGTTTTTATTCCCGGAGATACCTTGAGCTTGCCCGGGTTTACCTTTATTTCTTGCCCTACGCCTTCCCTCAGCATCACGGTAAGTCCCAACGATACCTTCTGCCTTGGGGACTCGCTGACTTTTACAGCTGTGGCCATGAATGCGGGCAGCAGCATCAGTTACCAATGGCGACTAAATGGCCGGAATGTAGGTACCAATAGTCCTACCTATCGCGGAGATACCTTATCTACCCTGGATACCATCAGTTGTTTGATCATCGATACGTGTACCACTGCGTTCAGCATCAGCAGTGATTCGATTGTGGTCGTAGTCAGAAGCCCGGACACTTTGAGTAGTTCCCTGACCCCTCCCGCGGTGTGTAGTGGAACGCCCTTTGCATATACCCCTACAAGCAGTACCGCTGGTACAACCTTTAGCTGGCGACGCAAAGCAATATCCGGCATCAGCAACGCTGCCGCCACTGGAACCGGATCCATTAATGAAACCTTGATCGATACGACGGCCAGTCCCGTTGTGGTCACCTATGAATATTTTAATTTGAGCCTGGGCGGTTGTACGGGTTCAGATACATTCCGGGTCAGGGTGACGGTCAACCCACGACCGGTTTTGACCAGTTCTGTTGATACCCTGATGCAATGCACGGGGGTGCCGTTTATGTACACGCCCAGTAGTTCAACCGTGGGCACTATCATTGGATGGAGTCGTAGCCTGGTGAACGGGGTGAGCAACTCCGGAACAATGGGAACGGGTAACATCACGGAAACCCTGAACAATACCACCAATGCACCCGTAAATGTGACCTACGTGCTTTCTTTGACAGCCAATGGATGCACCAACCCCGTGCCCTCTAACCTGGTGGTCAGGGTTAAACCTGTTCCAGTTTTTACGGGCAGTACCACCGCTCCAGGCATTTGTAGTGGCGCAACCTTAAGTTACTTACCCAGCAGCAGTACGCCGGGTGCTACCTTTAACTGGACCCGGGCTGCCGTGCTGGGCATCAGCAACTCGGCAAGAACCGATACTGGAAGAATCAACGAAGCCTTGAGCAATACGACCGACACCTCCATCACTGTGGTCTACCGATATACAGTAACTGCCAATGGCTGTACCAGCCCGACACCTACCAATGTAACGGTAAGCGTCAATCCCAGCGCTGCCTTGAGCAGCACCCTTACCCCTCCGGCGATTTGTAGCGGCACAGCCTTTACCTATACCCCTACCAGTAGCAACGCAAATGCCACTTTCAATTGGACTAGAGCTGTTGTAAATGGGCTAAGCAATGCCGCAGCGAGTGATACCGCGGGTATCAACGAAACATTGGTCAATACTACTGCCGATACGCTAAGTGTAGTATACCTGTATACCATCAGTGCAACGGGCTGCTCTGACCCCAACCCAACCAGGGTTACGGTATTGGTTAAACCCAGGCCAACCTTGAGCAGTGCCACCAACCCACCAGCAATTTGTAGTGGTTCGGCCTTTAGTTATACCCCCACCAGTGCTACCGAGGGGACTACTTTTGCCTGGACCCGGGCAGCTGTTGCTGGCATCAGTAATGCTGCTGCCAATGGCACTGGCAACCCCAATGAAACCTTGTTCGACACTACGACTGGGCCAGTCACGGCAACCTATCTGTATACTTTGAGTGCTTACGGGTGTACCAATCCCATTCCGGATACAGTTAAGGTAGTGGTGAACCAACCTCCCCGCTTGAGCAGCAGTACTACGCCTGCCGATGTGTGCAGCGGCGCATTGTTTAGTTACATCCCAACCAGTGCAACGATAGGTACTACTTTTTCCTGGACGCGTGCAGCAGTGGTAGGGATCAGCAATGCCGCTGCCAATGGCACCGATGACCCGCTGGAAAGTTTGATCAATACCAGCAATGCACCAGTAAGTGTTACCTACGCATATACCCTGAATGCCAACGGCTGCATCAATCCACAAATCTTTAATGTAGTGGTGGTGGTGAAACCTAATCCCACCTTGAGCAGCAGCCTCGCTCCGCCCGCTATTTGTAGTGGCAACGCATTCAATTACACGCCGACGAGCGCAGCTACAGGGGCCAGTTTTGCCTGGATACGCGCCAGTGTAAATGGCATTTCCAACCCTGAAGCGGATGGTTCTGGTAACCCCAATGAAACTTTGTTCAACACCACCACTGCCGCAATTAACGTGATCTATCGGTTTACCGTGAGCGCTGGTGGCTGTACCAATCCGACCGCCAGCAATGTGGTGGTTGGTGTAAAGCCTAGCCCAAAATTGACCAGCGACACGCTAGCTCCCGCCATTTGTAGTGGAACAACGCTCAGTTATGCACCCAGCAGTGATGTAATCAATGCGACTTATAGCTGGACCCGGGCAGTAGTGCAAGGAATTAGCAATGCTGCTTCCGCTGGCACGAACAACCCCAATGAGATTTTGGTCAATACCACTGAATTTCCGATTGGGGTAATCTATCTGTACACCCTCAGTGCCAATGGGTGTGCAAATGCAAACCCAACCAGGATAAGGGTGACGGTGAATCCACTGCCCAGTTTGAGCAGTTCTACCATTGCCCCCGATATTTGTAGTGGGGGAGTTTTTAGTTATTTACCCAAAAGCAGCACTTCGGGGACTAGTTTTACCTGGACTCGTGCTGCGGTCAATGGGATTAGTACCCCTGCGGCCAATGGCACCGGAAACCCAGCGGAAACCTTGACCAACACCACTAACGCACCAATTACAGTTGTGTATGCCTACGTGCTGAGTGCCAATGGCTGTGACAATCTTACGGTTTTTAATGTAGAAGTGGAGGTGAGTCCACTGCCGATGTTGAGCAGTACCAGTACTCCTCCAGCCATCTGTAGCGGGATGACTTTTAATTATTCCCCCAGCAGTTCAGTAGCAAACACCACCTTCAGTTGGACCCGGGCTGCGGTCAATGGCATCAGCAATTTGGCATCAAGTGGAACGGGCAATCCCAACGAAATCCTCTCCAATACCACGGCTGCACCCATTCAGGTGACTTACGTTTACACCTTAAATGTAGAGGATTGTATCAATCCAAATACCTTTGCTGTTACGGTTACCGTCAATCCACTACCCCGATTAAGCAGCTCACTTGATCCAGCGCCCATTTGTAGCGGCACTGCTTTTGTGTATACACCGGGCAGCAGTACGCCGGGCACCAATTTTTCCTGGACGCGCGCAGCGGTCAATGGCATCAGCAATGCGGCAGGCGTAGGTACAGGCAATATCAATGAAATACTGGTTGATACCACTGCTGCACCCATTAATGTGACGTATGTGTACACCTTGAGCGCCAATGGCTGTGCCAGCACCATCAACAATACTTTTGTAGTGACCGTAAATCCATTGCCGACCTTGAATTCAGAACTGGCGCTGGACGCCAGTTGTAGTGGCTCCAGCTTCACCTATGAACCCGGTAGCACGGCCAATGGCACCAACTTTACCTGGACGCGGGCAGCAGTGGCGGGCATCAGCAACCCGGCTGCTAACGGCACCGGTAGCATCACGGAAACGTTGAACAATACCACCAGCAACGCCTTGGATGTGGCTTATGTGTATACCCTGAGTGCCAATGGTTGTAGCAATCCATCCAGCTTTACGGTGACCAAAACCATCAGTCCATTGCCTGCGCTGAACAGTAGCCTCACTCCTGACGCCATTTGTAGCGCGAGCACTTTTAGTTATACGCCAAGTAGTTCTGTAAGTGGTACCATTTTCACCTGGACTCGGGCGGCGCTCAGTGGCATCAGTAATGTTGCCGCCAACGGTACTGGAAATGTAAACGAAACTTTGACCAATACGACCCCTGGTGCACTCAATGTGACCTACCAATACAGCCTGAGCGCCAATGGTTGCACCAACCCCGGCAATTTTCAGGTGGTAGTGACGGTCAACGCAACACCAACCCTGATCACCAACAACCCGGCACCGCGTTGTACGACCCTGGTCGACTTGCGGGCAACTGCCATTACTGCGGGTTCTACGGAGGGCTTGACCTTCAGCTACTGGACAGATGCGGCCGCAACTCAGGCATTTACCACTCCTCAGTCTACTGATGCTGGAATTTATTACATCAAAGGAACGAACGCAAATACCGGTTGTTTCGACATTGAGCCTGTGACCGTAGTGATCGGCAAAATTCCCGATGCAACAGCTACGGGTAAAACCATTTGTAGTGGTATTCCGGTTGGGATTACGGTATTGAATCCCAATGCTGCGCCCGGCGCGACGTTCAACTGGACCGCTACGTATGGTAACGCCCGCAAAGGCCGAAGCAGCGGGGTAGGGGTTCCCTTTGGACAGGATGCCATCAACGAAATTTTGATCAACCTGACCAGGAAGGGTACGGAAGTGGTGTATACCATTACCCCCATTGGCTCTCAACAAGTAGGTTGTGAAGGTGAGCCCATCACGGTAAAGGTAAAAGTAAACCGGATCGGGAAGTGCCCGGAGGCCGAACCAACTGCATTCAGTGAAACCATCGCCAACAACACCGCACCACAAACCAAGGTGAACATGGTCAAACCCAAAAAGCGGAAGAAGTATTTGGTACAGGCCATCAGTAATCCGGACAGTGTGGATGGGGTGAGCGAAGCACCTTATACGCGCCCCAGAGGTTCGACTTTTGAAGAGGGTTTGTTGAAAAACAGACTCAGAACCCCTTCGACCGTTGTGTACACCATTGTTCCTTATACCAAAGGCCGCAACTGGCGCGACAACAATGGCACCAAAGACGATGTCCTGGGGGCTTCTTTTGAGGTGGTCGTGATCGTACAACCAGGCCCAGGTTTGGTAGGTGAAGTACTACCTGAAATTGCGGTAGCACCACCATTGGATGCACCCTTGAAGACGCTACAAAATCCGGCGATTGCCAGGGAAAACCCGCAAGCAACGGCCATCAACCCCACTTTGCTTGACTATTTTGTAGAGGCGGAACAAAAACGCCAGACTGAAAAGGTCGTCTTGCTGCAAAACGTACCCAATCCCTTCCAGGAATCCACCCAAATCGGGTTTTACCTGCCCGAAGCTGCGGAGGCCCGCCTGACGCTGCGCGATATAAAAGGTGCAGTGTTGTACCAGTTGAAAGGGGCGTACGCCAAGGGCTGGAATCTGTTGGAACTTAATTCCGCTCAGCTGCAATCCTCCGGGGTACTGTACTACAGTCTGGAAACTGCCAAGTTTGTGGAGACGAAGCGGATGGTGGTGTTGAAGCGGTAA
- a CDS encoding TatD family hydrolase → MRIIDTHAHLYAEEFNEDRREMIQRALDAGVSQMYLPNIDSTSIEGMLALETEYPGQCLAMMGLHPCYVKDNYREELALVKSWLEKRSFPAIGEIGIDLYWDKTHVREQEEAFLTQVEWAKEYDLPIVIHSRESMDLILDLLQPVRHARLRGIFHCFSGSVQQAEAAIAMGFLLGIGGVLTFKKSGLDAVLAHIDVQHLVLETDAPYLAPTPFRGKRNESAYLAKICEKLAEVKGISMEEVAEITSTNAVNLFKH, encoded by the coding sequence ATGCGCATCATCGATACACACGCCCACTTATACGCCGAAGAATTCAACGAAGACCGCCGGGAAATGATTCAACGTGCACTCGACGCAGGGGTGAGCCAGATGTATTTGCCAAACATTGACAGTACCTCCATCGAAGGAATGTTGGCCTTGGAGACGGAATATCCCGGGCAATGTCTGGCCATGATGGGATTGCACCCTTGTTATGTCAAGGACAATTACCGGGAGGAATTGGCTTTGGTGAAATCCTGGCTGGAAAAACGCAGCTTCCCGGCCATTGGCGAAATTGGCATCGATCTGTATTGGGACAAAACGCACGTGCGCGAGCAGGAAGAGGCTTTTTTGACCCAGGTTGAATGGGCAAAGGAATACGACCTGCCCATCGTCATCCATTCCCGCGAGTCGATGGATTTGATTTTAGATCTGCTCCAACCCGTTCGGCACGCGCGCTTAAGGGGAATTTTTCATTGTTTTTCGGGTTCAGTTCAGCAGGCGGAGGCGGCTATAGCCATGGGTTTCCTCCTGGGGATTGGTGGGGTGTTGACGTTCAAAAAATCGGGACTTGATGCGGTTTTGGCACACATCGATGTACAACACCTGGTGCTGGAAACCGATGCCCCTTACCTCGCTCCTACCCCCTTCCGTGGCAAACGCAATGAGAGTGCCTATTTGGCTAAAATTTGTGAAAAACTGGCGGAAGTGAAAGGTATTTCGATGGAGGAAGTAGCCGAAATCACCAGCACAAACGCCGTAAATCTTTTCAAGCATTAA
- a CDS encoding viroplasmin family protein, whose product MSKAKKYYVVWTGAKPGIYESWAECQAQINGFPGARYKSYESKAEADKAFKQTAPSFKPGAAKTSGSQSIIKRIPKAKSAIIKDSISVDAACSGNPGKMEYQGVWTDSKEQIFHQAFPLGTNNIGEFLALVHALALCQKKGWNYPIYSDSVNAMKWIKQKKCKTTLVENQKTEELYEVIDRAEKWLAENTYTNKLIKWETEDWGEIPADFGRK is encoded by the coding sequence ATGAGCAAAGCAAAAAAATATTACGTCGTTTGGACGGGTGCTAAACCCGGCATTTATGAAAGTTGGGCAGAATGCCAGGCCCAGATCAATGGCTTTCCAGGTGCGCGCTACAAATCATACGAAAGCAAGGCTGAAGCCGATAAAGCTTTTAAACAAACTGCACCGAGTTTCAAACCAGGTGCGGCCAAAACTTCCGGCAGCCAAAGTATCATCAAACGTATCCCCAAAGCCAAAAGTGCCATCATCAAAGACAGCATCAGTGTAGATGCAGCTTGTAGTGGCAATCCGGGTAAAATGGAATACCAGGGGGTATGGACGGATTCCAAAGAGCAAATTTTTCACCAGGCTTTCCCTTTGGGAACCAACAACATTGGGGAGTTTTTGGCCCTAGTACACGCGCTGGCCTTGTGCCAAAAAAAAGGCTGGAATTACCCGATTTATTCCGATTCGGTGAATGCCATGAAGTGGATCAAGCAGAAAAAATGCAAAACCACGCTCGTGGAAAACCAAAAAACCGAAGAATTGTACGAAGTGATTGATCGTGCCGAAAAATGGTTGGCGGAAAATACTTACACCAATAAGTTGATCAAGTGGGAGACGGAGGATTGGGGGGAAATCCCGGCTGATTTCGGAAGGAAGTGA
- the def gene encoding peptide deformylase, which translates to MLLPIYAYGHPVLRKKAEDITPDYEDLSKLIADMWETMYHAEGVGLAAPQIGRPIRLFIIDSIQLEEKGKDVIGLKTVFINAEKVEEKGKIWAYEEGCLSIPDIRGDVDRLDTLTLRYLDENFVEHITTFDGINARVIQHEYDHIEGILFLEYLKPVKKAMIRGRLENIRKGKVKVDYKMKFA; encoded by the coding sequence ATGTTGTTACCCATTTATGCTTACGGGCATCCCGTTTTGCGCAAAAAAGCTGAAGACATTACCCCAGACTACGAAGATCTGAGCAAGTTGATCGCGGATATGTGGGAAACCATGTACCATGCCGAAGGAGTGGGTCTGGCTGCTCCGCAAATTGGCCGCCCGATTCGGTTGTTTATCATCGATTCCATCCAGTTGGAGGAAAAAGGCAAAGATGTTATTGGCCTCAAAACCGTTTTCATCAACGCTGAAAAAGTGGAAGAAAAAGGCAAAATCTGGGCCTATGAAGAAGGCTGCCTGAGCATACCCGATATTCGCGGCGATGTCGACCGCTTAGATACCCTGACCCTTCGTTACCTGGATGAAAACTTTGTGGAACACATCACCACCTTTGATGGCATCAACGCCCGGGTCATCCAACACGAATACGACCACATCGAAGGGATCCTTTTCCTGGAATACCTCAAACCAGTCAAAAAAGCGATGATCCGCGGGCGGCTGGAGAACATCCGCAAGGGAAAGGTAAAGGTGGATTACAAGATGAAATTTGCTTGA
- the ruvX gene encoding Holliday junction resolvase RuvX: MARIMAIDYGTKRTGIAVTDPLQIIASGLDTVPTTELMNFLRQYCQEEDVEAFVVGEPKNLDDTPAQIHHLVMAFVAQIENLFPDKRVILRDERFTSKDATRSIRQSVPSRKKRRDKGLVDKVSAVIILQEYLEKYKYS; encoded by the coding sequence TTGGCAAGAATCATGGCTATTGACTACGGGACTAAGCGTACGGGTATCGCCGTAACCGACCCACTGCAAATTATTGCCAGTGGTTTGGATACAGTTCCCACTACAGAACTGATGAATTTTTTGCGGCAATATTGCCAGGAAGAAGACGTCGAAGCATTTGTAGTTGGAGAACCGAAAAATCTGGACGATACCCCTGCTCAAATCCATCATTTGGTCATGGCTTTTGTGGCACAAATAGAAAACCTTTTCCCGGATAAAAGGGTTATTCTCCGTGATGAACGGTTTACATCGAAAGATGCCACCCGATCGATTCGCCAGAGTGTGCCCAGTCGAAAAAAAAGACGCGACAAAGGCCTGGTTGACAAAGTCAGTGCAGTCATAATATTGCAGGAGTACCTGGAAAAATACAAATATTCGTAA
- a CDS encoding class I SAM-dependent methyltransferase, whose translation MFEFHQDKRTYFDYQYRTAKAYILPFVRKHHLLPATAKVLEIGCGEAGVLKAFLEEGCECVGIELHESRIETAKTFMPEPVASGQLRLIARNIYDIDPSQEAGFRFDLIILKDVIEHIPDQDRFMTFLHQFLAPQGVVFFAFPPWYMPFGGHQQICRNKWLSKLPYYHLLPSALYQQVLRWGGETEQTVQELQEIKDTGISIERFESILNKRNYRILQRKIFLINPIYQYKFGWAPRTQNALLSKLPYIRDFLSTAVYFLVGSK comes from the coding sequence ATGTTTGAATTTCATCAGGACAAACGGACTTATTTCGATTACCAATATCGGACAGCCAAAGCATACATTTTGCCTTTTGTGCGCAAACACCACCTTTTACCAGCAACAGCCAAAGTTTTGGAAATAGGTTGTGGTGAAGCCGGAGTACTCAAAGCTTTTTTGGAAGAAGGTTGTGAATGTGTAGGCATTGAACTGCACGAAAGCCGGATCGAAACGGCCAAAACCTTTATGCCAGAACCGGTGGCCAGTGGTCAATTGCGGCTCATCGCCCGCAACATCTACGACATTGATCCCAGCCAAGAAGCAGGGTTTCGGTTTGATTTGATCATCCTCAAAGACGTGATCGAACACATTCCGGATCAAGATCGCTTCATGACCTTTTTGCACCAATTCCTGGCGCCTCAAGGGGTGGTGTTTTTTGCTTTTCCGCCCTGGTACATGCCTTTCGGAGGGCATCAGCAGATTTGCCGCAACAAGTGGTTGTCCAAATTGCCCTATTACCACTTGCTTCCCTCGGCTTTGTACCAACAGGTATTGCGTTGGGGTGGTGAAACCGAACAAACGGTACAAGAATTACAAGAAATCAAAGACACTGGAATCTCGATTGAACGTTTTGAAAGTATCTTGAACAAGCGAAACTACCGGATTTTGCAGCGCAAGATTTTTTTGATCAATCCGATCTACCAATACAAGTTTGGATGGGCACCTCGTACACAAAATGCCCTGCTGAGTAAATTGCCTTACATTCGGGATTTTTTATCTACGGCAGTTTATTTTTTAGTGGGTTCAAAATAA